The following coding sequences are from one Anas acuta chromosome 15, bAnaAcu1.1, whole genome shotgun sequence window:
- the CHST12 gene encoding carbohydrate sulfotransferase 12 produces MTKARLLRLSVVLVSIFMILLIIVYWDNVGTAHFYLHTSFSRPHSPGAIPGITAGGDWEALPEVDEFLAKLLSSNLKQNSSTSRKTEQLLVQGSSKPVVSNLEENVRGYDWSTHNARNSLDQEKLQIERQRTLREFCANSSFAFPTKERSFDDIPNYELNHLIVDDRHGIIYCYVPKVACTNWKRVMIVLSESLLDQGVPYRNPLDIPREHVHNTSTHLTFNKFWRRYGKFSRHLMKIKLKKYTKFLFVRDPFVRLISAFRSKFELENEEFYRRFAVPMLKLYSNHTNLPTSVSEAFGAGLRVSFSDFIQYLLDPRTEKMAPFNEHWRQVYRLCHPCQIDYDFIGKLETLDEDAAYLLQLLKVDRLLRFPPSYRNRTASSWEDDWFAKIPLAWRQQLYKLYEADFVLFGYPKPENLLKD; encoded by the coding sequence ATGACCAAAGCACGGCTCCTCCGTCTCTCTGTGGTGCTGGTCTCCATCTTCATGATTCTCCTGATCATCGTGTACTGGGACAATGTGGGAACGGCGCACTTCTACCTGCACACGTCCTTTTCCAGGCCTCACTCCCCAGGGGCCATCCCTGGTATCACTGCAGGTGGAGATTGGGAAGCCTTGCCAGAAGTGGATGAATTTTTGGCCAAGCTGCTTAGTTCAAACCTGAAACAGAACAGCTCTACCTCCCGAAAGACAGAGCAGCTGCTCGTCCAGGGCTCCAGCAAGCCTGTGGTGAGCAATTTGGAGGAGAACGTACGGGGCTACGACTGGTCTACACACAATGCCAGGAACAGCTTGGACCAGGAGAAACTGCAGATAGAGAGGCAGAGAACATTGCGGGAGTTCTGTGCCAATTCCAGCTTCGCCTTCCCCACCAAGGAGCGCTCCTTTGATGACATCCCGAACTATGAGCTCAACCACCTGATTGTGGATGACCGCCACGGCATCATCTACTGTTACGTCCCCAAGGTGGCCTGCACCAACTGGAAACGGGTGATGATCGTGCTGAGCGAGAGCCTGCTGGACCAGGGGGTTCCCTACCGAAACCCCTTGGATATCCCGCGGGAGCACGTTCACAACACCAGCACCCACTTGACTTTCAACAAATTCTGGCGTCGCTACGGGAAGTTCTCCCGGCACCTCATGAAGATCAAGCTGAAGAAGTACACGAAGTTCCTCTTCGTACGGGACCCTTTTGTCCGCCTCATCTCTGCCTTCCGCAGCAAATTTGAGCTGGAGAACGAGGAGTTCTACCGGCGTTTTGCCGTCCCCATGCTAAAGCTGTACTCCAACCATACCAACCTTCCCACCTCTGTTAGCGAGGCCTTTGGGGCAGGCCTCAGAGTCTCCTTTTCTGACTTCATCCAGTACTTACTGGATCCCAGGACAGAGAAGATGGCCCCCTTCAACGAGCACTGGAGGCAGGTTTACCGGCTGTGCCACCCGTGCCAGATAGACTATGATTTCATTGGGAAGCTGGAGACGCTGGATGAGGATGCTGCTTATCTACTGCAGCTCCTCAAAGTGGACAGGCTGCTCCGCTTCCCCCCCAGCTACAGGAACAGgactgccagcagctgggaggatgACTGGTTTGCCAAAATCCCACTggcctggaggcagcagctctaCAAGCTTTATGAAGCAGATTTTGTACTCTTTGGCTACCCCAAGCCAGAAAACTTGCTTAAAGACTAA